One genomic segment of Odocoileus virginianus isolate 20LAN1187 ecotype Illinois chromosome 17, Ovbor_1.2, whole genome shotgun sequence includes these proteins:
- the LOC139039121 gene encoding keratin, high-sulfur matrix protein, B2B: protein MACCSTSFCGFPICSSAGTCGSSCCQSTSFQTSCCQPTSIQTSCCQPISIQTSCCQPTCLQTSGCETGYGIGGSIGYGQVGSSGAVSSRTRWCRPDCRVEGTSLPPCCVVSCTSPSCCQLHYAQASCCRPSYCGQSCCRPACCCQPICTEPICEPTCCEPIC, encoded by the coding sequence ATGGCTTGCTGTTCCACCAGTTTCTGTGGATTTCCTATCTGTTCCTCTGCTGGGACCTGTGGCTCCAGCTGCTGCCAGTCGACCAGCTTCCAGACCAGCTGCTGCCAGCCAACCTCCATCCAGACCAGCTGCTGCCAGCCCATCTCCATCCAGACCAGCTGCTGCCAGCCAACCTGCCTCCAGACCAGTGGCTGTGAGACTGGCTATGGCATTGGTGGCAGCATTGGCTATGGCCAGGTGGGCAGCAGTGGAGCTGTGAGCAGCCGCACCAGATGGTGCCGCCCTGACTGCCGCGTGGAGGGCACCAGCCTGCCTCCCTGCTGTGTGGTGAGCTGCACATCCCCATCCTGCTGCCAGCTGCACTAtgcccaggcctcctgctgcCGCCCATCCTACTGTGGGCAGTCCTGCTGCCGCCCAGCCTGCTGCTGCCAGCCCATCTGCACTGAGCCCATCTGCGAGCCCACCTGCTGTGAGCCCATCTGCTAA